One window of Planctomycetia bacterium genomic DNA carries:
- a CDS encoding type II/IV secretion system protein — MYSASSELRDQILASNILTTPQLAKYELEAQEAECDLETILRKNRVLTDVNLQALKAIRSGHVYCNLSDFIPRLQNSELLDEEPARTHVMFPLFVLDGVITMIMEDPNDLVAVDQIRRITKQEVDVCRGSRSEILGLIERAYGASNYLSESSVAESLSNAAEVIDGDETRPVIRLVDNLLNEAIRQNASDIHIEPGENQLRIRMRVDGVLREVSAPPLGLHRALVSRIKIISRLDISKTRNPQDGAYAFKSADADVMVRVSILPSVYGEAVVMRVLKNSSDAITIGELGFAPQMLDRFQAVISNAYGMILVSGPTGSGKSTTLYAAMRAIVSPQKNIVTIEDPVEYRNSNVRQVQVNPEADLSFAAGLRSILRQDPDVIMVGEIRDKETAQIAVQAALTGHLLLSTVHTNDSISAIARLRDLGVPEYLISSSLLAVLAQRLVRRNCPDCTRPDSPPDYLLRAIGLGASDLDFQPMRGKGCRRCVGTGYLGRAGIYEFFEVSEEVRAMIVRLEPIEVVRAEMRRAGMKFIVQDGIEKIRQGITSVEEVVRVASSG; from the coding sequence ATGTATAGCGCTAGCTCCGAGCTGCGTGACCAAATCCTGGCTTCCAATATTCTCACGACGCCGCAGCTCGCAAAGTACGAGCTGGAGGCACAGGAAGCGGAATGCGACCTTGAGACGATTCTTCGAAAGAACCGCGTTCTGACCGACGTCAATCTTCAGGCACTGAAGGCGATTCGGTCGGGTCATGTCTATTGCAATCTGTCTGATTTCATTCCGCGGCTACAGAACTCGGAACTCCTCGATGAGGAGCCCGCGCGCACGCATGTCATGTTCCCGCTTTTCGTCCTGGACGGTGTGATCACGATGATCATGGAGGATCCCAATGACCTGGTGGCAGTGGACCAGATTCGGCGCATCACCAAACAGGAAGTGGATGTATGCCGTGGGTCGCGCAGCGAGATTCTGGGGCTCATCGAGCGGGCCTATGGGGCAAGCAACTACCTTTCCGAATCCTCGGTGGCTGAGTCGCTTTCGAACGCGGCGGAAGTCATCGATGGCGATGAGACGCGCCCCGTTATCCGTCTGGTTGATAACCTGCTGAACGAGGCGATTCGGCAGAATGCGTCGGATATTCATATCGAGCCGGGCGAGAATCAACTTCGAATTCGAATGCGTGTAGATGGCGTGCTGCGTGAAGTCTCGGCGCCGCCGCTTGGGCTCCATCGGGCACTCGTTTCGCGCATCAAGATTATCAGTCGATTGGATATCTCCAAGACGCGCAATCCGCAGGACGGCGCCTACGCCTTCAAGAGCGCCGATGCCGATGTGATGGTTCGCGTCTCGATACTGCCCAGCGTTTATGGTGAAGCCGTCGTGATGCGCGTTCTTAAGAATTCATCCGATGCAATCACGATCGGGGAGCTGGGCTTCGCTCCTCAAATGCTCGACCGATTTCAGGCGGTCATTTCAAACGCGTACGGCATGATTCTCGTCTCGGGTCCGACCGGCAGCGGCAAGTCGACGACTCTGTATGCGGCGATGCGAGCAATCGTTTCTCCGCAGAAGAACATCGTGACCATCGAGGATCCGGTGGAGTATCGAAACAGTAACGTGCGACAAGTTCAGGTGAACCCGGAGGCCGACTTGTCTTTTGCGGCGGGGCTGCGGTCGATTTTGCGTCAGGACCCCGACGTCATCATGGTCGGCGAGATTCGCGACAAAGAGACGGCGCAGATCGCGGTCCAGGCGGCACTGACCGGACACCTGTTGCTCTCGACGGTTCACACCAACGATTCGATATCCGCGATCGCCCGGCTTCGAGATCTTGGCGTGCCCGAGTACCTGATTTCATCGTCATTGCTGGCAGTGCTGGCTCAGCGCCTTGTGCGCCGCAATTGTCCGGATTGCACACGTCCCGATTCTCCGCCGGATTATCTGTTGCGTGCGATTGGATTAGGTGCGTCCGATCTCGACTTTCAGCCCATGCGCGGCAAGGGTTGCCGTCGTTGCGTGGGGACGGGTTATCTCGGTCGCGCCGGGATTTACGAGTTCTTCGAGGTATCGGAAGAAGTTCGGGCCATGATCGTGCGACTGGAACCTATCGAGGTGGTTCGCGCCGAGATGCGGCGTGCGGGCATGAAGTTCATCGTCCAGGACGGTATCGAGAAGATTCGCCAGGGTATCACATCGGTGGAAGAAGTCGTTCGTGTCGCAAGCAGTGGGTAG
- a CDS encoding efflux RND transporter permease subunit yields MRLVEVFIENPVKVAVCVILLVLFGLLTITPPSIAPSPIRVPVQLTPNLDEPVVTVSTSWEGASPEDVEREIIEPQEEVLKSITKLHKLTADCSQGSGTITLEFEVGTDQDVAKQDVSDALRRVKYQIPINEFDNPTVQSGRPFGEEAIAWMILSSDRPDLIVPELFTFVDEDVKPILERVEGISSIGIFGGREREIQVAVDPRKLAQSGVTFSELQTALQSQNTNVSAGNSAQGKRDIVIRTMGQFASLEEIRQTVIKTGPGGPIRVGRVAEVKDSFKRRYGFVRSEGKEVLALPAYRETGSNVIEVMEGLRAAIEKVNREVLAHRDLKIELTQVYDETTYIKASIGLVRDNIWYGGILAIGVLLVFLRSISATTVVAVSIPISIIGTFLVIPLAGRNINVVMLAGLAFATGMVVDNAIVVLENIFRHREMGKSKRQAAADGSSEVWGAVLANTLTTVVVFLPIIFVQGEAGQLFRDIAIAISGAVGLSLLVSVTVIPPLASRILGRPKVKENESSKFADTVARTVAWINHTVLRRAMVILLITGGSVLLSWKMAPDPSYLPAGNQNLIFGFLVTPPGYNVNEFTRIAEKLENGDPEKGIVGIRPFWEVDLGTPEYEKLLADWSKMVESVVVPGFEAQIAQANEQMHNSELSRKERRQASLRVRELKREIAEWRVPPPPIDNFFYVAFGGGVFMGCSSKDPEVVRPLENVLNSTGFSVPDAFAIFFQTSIFRGVGSSNSVEIEIRGDRLDEVVDAARHVMMACMERFGSRPEATPTNFMLDRREDQLVPDRVRAGDVGLTVADIGNFVRACGDGRVVGQYRESGKSIDLAIKIAGTEDPTSGANTTARIAQTPLFTPTGQIVPLAAVCDIVNTTSPQQISHIETQRAVKLTVRPPEGLSLPEVIDVINHDIVDAMRGDGYGPMKAKISPGVIVGLAGNADKLKTTWDSLKWLLGLSFLITYLLMAGLFESFAYPFVIIFTVPFAVVGGFAGLALMNAWTWADPGLAIQQLDMLTILGFVILLGIVVNNGILIVHQALNFMSYGMQRDAAIYESVRTRIRPILMTVLTTFFAQIPLVIRPGSGAELYRGLGAVVLGGLLMSTVFTLIVVPAMLSLSIGARVHLGRVLFGRSRNLPVTGASAAVAPRESSISSIERDVTTTPGVG; encoded by the coding sequence GTCACCGTTTCGACGAGCTGGGAAGGCGCCAGTCCGGAGGATGTCGAACGCGAGATCATCGAGCCACAGGAGGAAGTGCTCAAGAGCATCACCAAGCTTCACAAGCTGACCGCGGATTGCAGTCAGGGGTCCGGAACGATCACCCTGGAATTCGAAGTAGGCACGGATCAGGACGTGGCGAAACAGGACGTCTCCGACGCCCTGAGACGCGTGAAGTATCAAATACCGATTAACGAGTTTGACAATCCGACAGTCCAGAGCGGCCGCCCATTCGGAGAGGAGGCGATCGCCTGGATGATCCTGTCGAGCGACCGGCCGGATCTGATTGTGCCGGAACTGTTCACCTTTGTGGATGAAGATGTCAAACCGATTCTGGAGCGCGTCGAGGGGATTTCCTCCATTGGCATCTTTGGCGGGCGAGAGCGCGAAATACAGGTCGCCGTCGATCCGCGGAAGCTTGCCCAATCCGGCGTGACGTTTTCTGAATTACAGACCGCGCTGCAAAGCCAGAACACGAACGTCTCGGCGGGGAACAGCGCGCAGGGAAAGCGCGACATCGTGATTCGCACGATGGGTCAGTTCGCATCTCTGGAGGAAATCCGGCAGACCGTCATCAAAACCGGGCCGGGCGGCCCGATCCGTGTCGGGCGCGTCGCAGAAGTGAAAGATTCATTCAAGCGACGGTATGGTTTTGTTCGCAGCGAAGGCAAGGAGGTGCTTGCGCTGCCCGCATATCGGGAGACGGGCTCCAATGTGATTGAGGTGATGGAGGGGCTGCGCGCGGCCATCGAGAAGGTCAATCGGGAGGTGCTGGCGCACCGCGATTTGAAGATCGAGCTAACGCAAGTTTATGACGAAACGACGTACATCAAGGCTTCGATCGGTCTGGTGCGGGACAACATCTGGTACGGCGGCATCCTTGCGATCGGCGTCCTGCTCGTCTTTCTGAGAAGCATCTCAGCGACGACGGTTGTCGCCGTCTCGATTCCGATCTCGATCATCGGGACGTTTCTGGTTATTCCGCTGGCGGGGCGGAATATCAACGTGGTGATGCTCGCGGGACTTGCCTTTGCGACAGGCATGGTCGTGGACAACGCGATCGTCGTGCTTGAGAACATTTTCCGCCATCGAGAGATGGGCAAGTCGAAACGGCAAGCGGCGGCGGATGGATCGTCGGAGGTGTGGGGGGCAGTCCTGGCCAATACGCTGACAACGGTCGTTGTCTTTCTGCCGATCATTTTCGTTCAGGGTGAGGCCGGGCAGTTGTTCCGAGACATCGCCATCGCCATCAGCGGCGCCGTCGGTCTCTCACTGCTCGTCAGCGTAACGGTGATTCCGCCGCTGGCTTCGAGAATTCTCGGTCGGCCGAAGGTGAAGGAAAATGAGAGCAGCAAATTTGCCGACACGGTCGCCCGGACGGTGGCGTGGATCAACCATACGGTACTGCGCCGCGCGATGGTCATTCTTCTGATTACGGGAGGCTCGGTTCTGCTTAGTTGGAAAATGGCGCCGGACCCGAGCTACCTGCCTGCGGGAAATCAGAATCTGATCTTCGGGTTCCTTGTCACGCCGCCGGGCTACAACGTGAACGAGTTTACGCGCATCGCTGAAAAGCTCGAGAACGGCGACCCCGAAAAGGGGATTGTCGGCATCCGGCCCTTCTGGGAAGTGGACCTTGGAACGCCGGAGTATGAAAAGCTCCTTGCGGACTGGTCGAAGATGGTTGAGTCAGTCGTCGTTCCGGGCTTCGAAGCGCAAATAGCGCAAGCGAACGAGCAGATGCACAACTCAGAGCTTTCCCGGAAGGAACGGAGGCAAGCGAGCCTTCGGGTACGAGAATTGAAGCGAGAGATCGCGGAATGGCGGGTGCCGCCTCCGCCGATCGATAATTTCTTTTACGTGGCATTTGGCGGCGGTGTATTCATGGGATGCTCCAGCAAGGATCCCGAGGTCGTCCGGCCGCTTGAAAACGTATTGAATTCGACCGGATTTTCCGTGCCTGATGCGTTCGCCATTTTCTTTCAGACCTCGATTTTTCGCGGTGTCGGTTCCAGCAACTCGGTGGAGATCGAAATACGCGGGGATCGGCTGGATGAGGTCGTTGATGCAGCGCGACATGTCATGATGGCGTGCATGGAGAGATTTGGTTCAAGGCCGGAGGCGACACCGACCAACTTCATGCTCGATCGCCGCGAGGATCAACTCGTGCCGGATCGCGTGCGCGCGGGCGACGTTGGGCTGACCGTCGCTGACATCGGTAACTTCGTTCGAGCCTGCGGCGACGGCAGAGTCGTGGGTCAGTATCGGGAATCCGGCAAGAGCATCGATCTGGCCATTAAAATCGCCGGCACAGAGGATCCGACGAGCGGCGCGAACACGACCGCGAGGATCGCTCAGACGCCGTTGTTCACGCCGACCGGGCAGATTGTTCCGCTCGCAGCGGTCTGTGACATCGTCAATACGACCTCGCCGCAGCAGATCAGTCACATCGAGACGCAAAGGGCCGTCAAGCTCACTGTTCGACCGCCGGAGGGGCTTTCGCTGCCGGAGGTGATCGACGTCATCAACCATGACATTGTTGATGCGATGCGCGGCGATGGATATGGGCCGATGAAGGCGAAGATCAGCCCGGGAGTGATCGTCGGGCTCGCGGGCAACGCGGACAAGCTGAAGACCACCTGGGATTCGCTGAAGTGGCTGTTGGGGCTTTCCTTTCTGATCACTTATTTGCTGATGGCGGGACTCTTCGAGTCATTCGCGTATCCGTTTGTGATCATTTTCACGGTTCCATTCGCCGTGGTGGGCGGCTTCGCCGGATTGGCCTTGATGAATGCGTGGACCTGGGCCGATCCCGGGTTGGCGATTCAGCAACTCGACATGCTGACCATTCTTGGGTTCGTCATTCTGCTCGGCATCGTGGTCAATAATGGCATTCTCATCGTGCATCAGGCGCTCAACTTCATGAGCTATGGCATGCAGCGCGACGCGGCCATTTATGAATCGGTCCGCACGCGCATTCGGCCGATTCTCATGACGGTGCTGACAACGTTTTTCGCCCAGATTCCGCTCGTGATTCGACCGGGTTCGGGCGCTGAGCTGTATCGCGGCCTCGGGGCGGTTGTGCTCGGGGGGCTCTTGATGTCCACCGTGTTCACGCTCATTGTCGTGCCGGCGATGCTCTCGCTCTCCATCGGTGCGCGCGTTCATCTGGGCCGCGTGCTCTTTGGGCGCAGTCGTAATCTGCCCGTCACCGGTGCGTCGGCGGCGGTCGCGCCGAGAGAATCCAGCATTTCGTCTATTGAGCGCGATGTCACGACGACGCCGGGAGTGGGCTAG
- a CDS encoding fumarylacetoacetate hydrolase family protein has protein sequence MRYGKCAGAGEAIPLTVGLFDPWEWGETADRISARLAPIEPPNIIAIGRNYQGHAKEMKAETPETDPLIFLKATTAVIGPDDPIVLPRSAPEEVDFEAELGVIIARATKNVSLEDAMDHVLGYTCANDVSARDCQKRRDKQWARGKSFDTFCPIGPVIVPRGEFDPSRAGIRSFLNGRLMQESNTGEMIFSVAALVSYLSHQFTLLPGTIILTGTPEGVGAARTPPVFLRPGDEICVEIDGIGRLSNRVIAAD, from the coding sequence ATTCGCTACGGGAAATGTGCAGGCGCGGGCGAAGCGATTCCCCTGACGGTAGGCTTGTTTGATCCGTGGGAATGGGGGGAAACTGCAGATCGCATTTCCGCGCGTCTCGCTCCGATTGAGCCGCCCAACATCATCGCCATCGGGCGCAATTATCAGGGGCACGCAAAGGAAATGAAGGCGGAGACGCCTGAGACCGATCCGTTGATTTTTCTCAAGGCGACGACGGCGGTGATCGGCCCCGACGATCCCATTGTTCTGCCGCGAAGTGCGCCTGAGGAAGTAGATTTCGAGGCGGAGTTGGGCGTCATCATTGCGCGGGCGACGAAGAATGTCTCATTGGAAGACGCGATGGATCATGTCCTGGGTTACACGTGTGCCAATGACGTATCTGCAAGGGATTGCCAGAAGCGACGCGACAAGCAGTGGGCACGGGGCAAGAGCTTTGACACGTTTTGCCCGATTGGGCCGGTCATCGTGCCTCGCGGAGAATTCGATCCGTCGCGAGCGGGAATCAGGTCATTTCTGAACGGCAGGCTGATGCAGGAATCGAACACCGGTGAGATGATCTTCAGCGTCGCGGCGCTGGTGAGCTATCTCTCGCACCAATTCACGTTGCTTCCCGGCACGATCATTCTGACCGGAACGCCAGAGGGGGTAGGGGCCGCGAGGACGCCTCCGGTTTTTCTGCGTCCCGGTGACGAAATCTGCGTGGAGATCGACGGTATCGGACGATTATCGAATCGAGTGATCGCGGCAGATTGA
- a CDS encoding type II secretion system F family protein, protein MAKFVVQYCDAKGKIKNDLVEAKSERAAIAQLEASGKTPISIKAATEAKRKESGAKSSKPHSQSGKVRRVRGGGARRRARLDFTHQLAAVAESGIPLIAGLKAVGEQTKHPELSDAIHRIVGRIEGGRSLADALDAETTWFSELYVKTIAAGEAAGKVPEVLNALARYQEQETETRSQIRSAMMYPMMVVGALVLASTFMLIFVVPQFAAMFDKFHGQLPLPTRMLLAISGAITHHYVLVSIGLVLTIVFVRYAMGFSSVRAWLDKSVLKLPVFGNLLVGVYMVRLIELMDLLTQAALPITQSLRVTGDSMTNSALKADVRGMARAVEGGRSLTEAFGETRWLTPLVKRMLAIGEYAGRTDEIFAYLKKYYATQTERSVKMLSTLIEPVLVTALATVVLFFALAIFLPMWKLLKLVGNG, encoded by the coding sequence ATGGCGAAATTCGTCGTCCAGTATTGCGATGCCAAAGGAAAGATCAAAAACGATCTCGTTGAAGCGAAGTCGGAACGGGCGGCGATCGCCCAGCTAGAGGCGTCCGGCAAGACTCCCATCAGCATCAAGGCGGCAACCGAGGCAAAGCGCAAGGAATCGGGCGCCAAGTCATCTAAGCCCCACTCGCAATCGGGCAAGGTTCGGCGCGTACGCGGAGGGGGCGCTCGTCGACGGGCAAGGCTGGATTTTACACACCAGCTTGCGGCGGTGGCCGAGAGTGGCATTCCGCTGATTGCGGGCCTTAAGGCGGTCGGGGAGCAGACGAAGCATCCTGAGCTGAGCGATGCGATCCATCGAATCGTGGGCCGTATTGAGGGCGGCCGCTCGCTGGCCGATGCGCTCGATGCGGAGACGACGTGGTTTTCCGAGCTTTATGTAAAGACTATCGCGGCCGGCGAGGCGGCTGGAAAGGTTCCTGAGGTGCTGAATGCACTTGCGAGGTACCAAGAGCAGGAGACGGAGACCCGCAGTCAGATTCGATCGGCAATGATGTACCCGATGATGGTGGTCGGCGCGCTGGTTCTTGCGTCCACGTTCATGCTGATATTCGTGGTGCCCCAGTTCGCGGCGATGTTTGACAAGTTCCACGGCCAGTTGCCCCTGCCGACGCGCATGCTGCTCGCGATCAGTGGAGCGATCACGCATCACTACGTGTTGGTGTCGATCGGGTTGGTGTTGACGATTGTCTTCGTCCGATACGCGATGGGCTTCAGTAGTGTACGAGCCTGGCTGGACAAGAGCGTCCTAAAACTGCCTGTTTTCGGAAATCTGCTAGTCGGCGTTTATATGGTACGTTTGATTGAGTTGATGGACCTACTGACGCAGGCAGCACTGCCGATCACGCAATCGCTGCGCGTGACCGGTGACAGCATGACCAACTCAGCGCTGAAGGCCGACGTGCGCGGAATGGCTCGTGCAGTAGAGGGCGGCAGATCGTTAACGGAGGCATTTGGCGAGACGCGCTGGCTGACGCCGCTGGTGAAGCGGATGCTGGCCATCGGCGAGTATGCAGGTCGGACGGACGAGATATTTGCGTATTTGAAGAAGTATTATGCGACGCAGACCGAGCGCAGCGTCAAGATGTTATCGACCTTGATAGAGCCGGTTCTGGTAACGGCGCTCGCCACCGTCGTTCTTTTCTTTGCGCTGGCCATATTTCTGCCGATGTGGAAGCTACTGAAACTGGTGGGCAACGGTTAG
- a CDS encoding PilZ domain-containing protein has protein sequence MKTQESFLAASRLFVRHGTHLAASVEVHPDHADQVRMSFGDALNDFAVVDVSRGGIGLHSGVFLPKNLKVVLKISQTGPSGAETARPLTIRAIVRRYTLVDHRPSYLIGLQFVDPAGRDEQELVGISAASKTAAAEKSAGRSENV, from the coding sequence ATGAAGACGCAGGAATCATTTCTAGCAGCGTCCCGGCTCTTCGTGCGCCATGGGACACACCTGGCGGCGTCGGTCGAGGTGCATCCCGACCACGCGGATCAGGTGCGCATGAGTTTCGGTGACGCCCTGAATGACTTTGCCGTGGTGGATGTCAGCAGGGGCGGCATTGGACTTCACTCCGGTGTTTTTCTGCCGAAGAACCTGAAGGTGGTATTGAAGATTTCTCAGACTGGTCCGTCGGGGGCCGAGACTGCTCGACCGCTGACCATTCGGGCGATCGTGCGCCGCTATACGCTTGTTGATCACAGGCCCAGCTACCTCATTGGACTTCAGTTCGTGGATCCGGCCGGACGGGACGAGCAGGAGCTGGTTGGAATCTCCGCCGCGTCGAAGACTGCCGCAGCCGAGAAGTCAGCCGGGAGGAGCGAAAATGTATAG